In the genome of Corythoichthys intestinalis isolate RoL2023-P3 chromosome 19, ASM3026506v1, whole genome shotgun sequence, one region contains:
- the zgc:153284 gene encoding SH3 domain-binding glutamic acid-rich-like protein 3 has translation MGKVNYYYSSVTGNLEMKKQQQRIEMILDSKKIDYERIDIAADDGAKAKMRELVGDPKALPPQICNGDQYCGDFEKFEAAVESEELEAFLKLC, from the exons ATGGGCAaagtaaattattattattccagtGTGACAGGCAACCTTGAG ATGAAGAAACAACAGCAGAGAATCGAAATGATCCTCGACAGCAAGAAGATAGATTATGAGAGGATTGACATTGCAGCGGATGATGGTGCTAAGGCTAAAATGAGGGAGCTAGTAGGAGACCCCAAGGCATTGCCCCCACAAATTTGCAACGGAGACCAATATTGCGGg GATTTTGAGAAGTTCGAGGCAGCAGTTGAGAGTGAAGAACTTGAGGCCTTTCTCAAACTGTGCTGA